Proteins from one Nakamurella multipartita DSM 44233 genomic window:
- a CDS encoding MmcQ/YjbR family DNA-binding protein, producing MAEAADVRRIALALPGVVEIPSDGFDFRVDNRGFIWSYPEGFGRGRRIRTDIAVLFVGDEAEKQALIRGEPELFFTTAAYEHAALVLVRLDRVNAARLQELITDAWDMRRQHQPSPG from the coding sequence GTGGCTGAGGCAGCGGATGTGCGCAGGATCGCGCTGGCGCTGCCCGGCGTCGTGGAGATCCCCAGTGACGGCTTCGACTTCCGCGTCGATAACCGGGGATTCATCTGGTCCTACCCCGAAGGGTTCGGGCGCGGGCGGCGGATCCGTACCGACATCGCGGTGCTGTTCGTCGGCGACGAGGCCGAGAAGCAGGCCCTGATCCGCGGCGAACCCGAGCTGTTCTTCACCACCGCGGCGTACGAACACGCCGCGCTGGTGCTGGTCCGGCTGGACCGGGTGAATGCCGCCCGCCTGCAGGAGTTGATCACCGACGCCTGGGACATGCGCCGGCAGCACCAGCCCTCGCCCGGCTAG
- a CDS encoding acetoin dehydrogenase dihydrolipoyllysine-residue acetyltransferase subunit, translated as MTTTEETAPSQVTDRIQRITMPKWGLSMESGKVTDWFVAEGDELAHGQDICEIDTDKIAGALESTWAGTVRALVVDTMVDVPVGGTIALVADADVPQEEIDAALAQAREQLASGDIVDDSGPKLGTVQLDGTTIAYAVLAPEEPTAETAVVFVHGYGGDKDSWMFVQEPIAADADRPRATYALDLPGHGASSKDVGPGTIDSLAAIVIGFLDALELSRVHLVGHSMGGAVVAAVAGSPAAAGRVSSLTLISPAGVGPQINVEYLRGFAGAQTRRELKPHLLELFADPSLVHRQLIDDLLRYKRIDGVDVALATLSTHLADGVDVTAALASFGGPTVAVWGAQDAIVPAANASALGSRVPVHVVDGAGHMAHMEKPHEVVAAIHQAIGTS; from the coding sequence GTGACCACGACGGAAGAAACCGCCCCCAGCCAAGTGACCGACCGCATCCAGCGGATCACCATGCCCAAGTGGGGCCTGTCGATGGAGTCCGGCAAGGTCACCGACTGGTTCGTCGCCGAGGGTGACGAGCTGGCCCACGGCCAGGACATCTGCGAGATCGACACCGACAAGATCGCCGGCGCCCTGGAATCGACCTGGGCCGGCACCGTCCGGGCCCTGGTCGTGGACACGATGGTGGACGTGCCGGTGGGCGGCACGATCGCCCTGGTCGCCGACGCCGACGTGCCGCAGGAGGAGATCGACGCGGCGCTGGCCCAGGCCCGCGAGCAGCTGGCTTCCGGTGACATCGTCGACGATTCCGGCCCGAAGCTGGGCACCGTCCAGCTCGACGGGACCACCATCGCCTACGCGGTGCTGGCCCCGGAGGAGCCGACGGCGGAGACGGCCGTGGTCTTCGTGCACGGGTACGGCGGGGACAAGGACTCCTGGATGTTCGTCCAGGAACCCATCGCCGCCGACGCCGATCGGCCCCGGGCGACGTACGCGCTGGACCTGCCCGGGCACGGCGCGTCGAGCAAGGACGTCGGGCCCGGCACGATCGATTCGCTGGCCGCGATCGTCATCGGGTTCCTGGACGCCCTTGAGCTCTCCCGCGTGCACCTGGTCGGGCACTCGATGGGCGGGGCGGTGGTGGCGGCGGTCGCCGGCAGCCCGGCGGCCGCCGGGCGGGTGTCCTCGCTGACGCTGATCTCCCCGGCCGGCGTCGGGCCGCAGATCAACGTGGAGTACCTGCGCGGGTTCGCCGGGGCGCAGACCCGGCGGGAACTCAAGCCGCACCTGCTGGAGCTGTTCGCCGATCCGTCGCTGGTGCACCGCCAGTTGATCGACGACCTGTTGCGGTACAAGCGGATCGACGGCGTCGATGTCGCCCTGGCCACGTTGTCCACGCACCTGGCCGACGGCGTCGACGTGACCGCGGCGCTGGCCTCGTTCGGCGGCCCGACGGTGGCCGTCTGGGGCGCGCAGGACGCCATCGTCCCGGCGGCGAATGCCTCGGCCCTGGGCAGCCGGGTCCCGGTGCACGTGGTCGACGGGGCCGGACACATGGCCCACATGGAAAAGCCGCACGAGGTGGTCGCGGCCATTCACCAGGCCATCGGCACGAGCTGA